The Streptomyces sp. HSG2 genome has a segment encoding these proteins:
- the pepN gene encoding aminopeptidase N: protein MPGTNLTREEARRRAKLLTVDSYEIDLDLSGAQGDDTFRSVTTVRFDVAADADGEAASFIDLVAPTVHEVTLNGDALVPGEVFANARIALPGLLPGRNVLRVVADCAYTNTGEGLHKFVDPVDEQVYLYTQFEVPDARRVFASFEQPDLKATFRFTVKAPEGWTVVSNSPTPEPRDNVWAFAPTPRISTYITALVVGPYHSVHSVYEKDGQSVPLGIYCRPSLAEHLDSDAIFEVTRQGFDWFQEKFHYPYPFEKYDQLFVPEFNAGAMENAGAVTIRDQYIFRSKVTDAAYEVRAETILHELAHMWFGDLVTMEWWNDLWLNESFATYTSIACQAAAPGSRWPHSWTTFANSMKTWAYRQDQLPSTHPIMADIGDLDDVLVNFDGITYAKGASVLKQLVAYVGEDEFFRGVQAYFERHAFGNTRLTDLLGALEETSGRDLSAWSRAWLETAGINVLRPVVDVDAEGRIVSFAVRQEAPALPAGATGEPTLRPHRIAIGCYEPDASGKLVRGERVELDVDGELTDVPQLVGAKRPAVVLLNDDDLSYAKVRLDEESLAFVTARLGDFEQSLPRALCWASAWDMTRDAELPARDYLSLVLSGIAKESDIGVVQSLQRQVKLAIDLYAAPTAREELLTRWTEATLDHLHTATPGGDHQLAWARAFAETARTSEQLDLLRGLLDGSGEIEGLAVDTELRWAFVQRLAATGRFAETEIDAEHARDRTAAGDRHAATARAARPTAEAKAEAWASVVESDKLPNAVQAAVIAGFVQTDQRELLAPYTERYFEVLKGAWETRSHEMAQQIAIGLYPAVQVSRDTLERTDAWLSEAEPSAALRRLVSESRSGVERALRARAADAAAH, encoded by the coding sequence GTGCCTGGCACAAACCTGACTCGCGAAGAGGCACGGCGGCGGGCGAAGCTGCTCACCGTCGACTCCTACGAGATCGACCTGGATCTGTCCGGGGCCCAGGGAGACGACACCTTCCGGTCCGTTACCACGGTGCGCTTCGACGTCGCCGCCGACGCGGACGGGGAGGCGGCGTCGTTCATCGACCTGGTGGCCCCCACCGTCCACGAGGTCACTCTGAACGGCGACGCGCTGGTGCCGGGCGAGGTGTTCGCCAACGCGCGGATCGCCCTGCCGGGCCTGTTGCCCGGCCGCAACGTCCTGAGGGTGGTCGCCGACTGCGCGTACACCAACACGGGTGAGGGACTGCACAAGTTCGTCGATCCGGTGGACGAACAGGTTTACTTGTACACCCAGTTCGAGGTGCCGGACGCCCGCCGGGTGTTCGCGAGCTTCGAGCAGCCCGACCTCAAGGCGACCTTCCGCTTCACCGTGAAGGCACCCGAGGGCTGGACGGTCGTCTCCAACTCCCCCACGCCGGAACCTCGGGACAACGTGTGGGCCTTCGCGCCGACCCCGCGGATCTCGACCTACATCACCGCCCTCGTCGTCGGCCCCTACCACTCGGTGCACAGCGTCTACGAGAAGGACGGCCAGAGCGTGCCGCTCGGCATCTACTGCCGGCCCTCGCTCGCCGAACACCTCGACTCCGACGCCATCTTCGAGGTCACCCGACAGGGCTTCGACTGGTTCCAGGAGAAGTTCCACTACCCCTACCCGTTCGAGAAGTACGACCAGTTGTTCGTGCCGGAGTTCAACGCGGGGGCGATGGAGAACGCGGGCGCGGTCACCATCCGCGACCAGTACATCTTCCGGTCGAAGGTGACGGACGCCGCGTACGAGGTGCGCGCCGAGACCATCCTGCACGAGCTGGCCCACATGTGGTTCGGCGACCTGGTCACCATGGAGTGGTGGAACGACCTCTGGTTGAACGAGTCGTTCGCCACCTACACCTCGATCGCCTGCCAGGCCGCGGCGCCCGGATCCCGGTGGCCGCACTCCTGGACGACGTTCGCCAACTCGATGAAGACCTGGGCCTACCGACAGGACCAGTTGCCCTCCACCCACCCGATCATGGCGGACATCGGCGACCTGGACGACGTTCTCGTCAACTTCGACGGCATCACCTACGCCAAGGGCGCCTCCGTCCTGAAGCAACTGGTCGCCTACGTCGGCGAGGACGAGTTCTTCCGGGGCGTGCAGGCCTACTTCGAGCGCCACGCGTTCGGCAACACCCGATTGACGGACCTGCTCGGCGCGCTGGAGGAGACCTCTGGCCGGGACCTGTCGGCCTGGTCCCGGGCCTGGTTGGAGACGGCCGGGATCAACGTCCTTCGGCCCGTCGTCGATGTCGACGCCGAGGGACGCATCGTCTCCTTCGCCGTCCGGCAGGAGGCCCCCGCGCTGCCGGCGGGCGCCACGGGCGAGCCGACGTTGCGCCCGCATCGCATCGCCATCGGCTGCTACGAGCCGGACGCGTCAGGAAAGCTGGTGCGTGGCGAGCGCGTGGAGCTGGACGTGGACGGCGAGTTGACGGACGTGCCTCAGCTCGTCGGCGCCAAGCGCCCGGCGGTCGTGCTGCTGAACGACGACGACCTCTCCTACGCCAAGGTCCGGCTCGACGAGGAGTCCCTGGCCTTCGTCACCGCGCGCCTGGGCGACTTCGAGCAGTCCCTGCCCCGTGCCCTGTGCTGGGCGTCCGCCTGGGACATGACGCGCGACGCGGAGCTACCCGCTCGGGACTACCTCTCCCTGGTGCTGTCCGGCATCGCCAAGGAGTCGGACATCGGCGTGGTGCAGTCGCTGCAACGCCAGGTGAAACTCGCGATCGACCTCTACGCGGCCCCGACCGCCCGGGAGGAACTGCTCACCCGCTGGACGGAGGCCACGCTAGACCACCTCCACACGGCGACCCCGGGCGGCGACCACCAACTGGCCTGGGCGCGCGCGTTCGCCGAGACCGCCCGGACGTCGGAGCAGCTCGACCTCCTGCGGGGTCTGTTGGACGGCTCTGGGGAGATCGAGGGTCTGGCCGTCGACACCGAGCTGCGCTGGGCGTTCGTCCAACGGCTGGCGGCGACGGGTCGGTTCGCCGAGACGGAGATCGACGCCGAGCACGCCCGGGACCGGACCGCGGCGGGCGACCGGCACGCCGCCACCGCGCGCGCGGCGCGGCCGACGGCGGAAGCGAAGGCGGAGGCCTGGGCCTCGGTGGTCGAGTCGGACAAGCTGCCGAACGCCGTGCAGGCGGCGGTGATCGCGGGGTTTGTCCAGACCGACCAGCGGGAGCTGCTCGCCCCCTACACCGAGCGGTACTTCGAGGTGCTCAAGGGCGCGTGGGAGACCCGCTCGCACGAGATGGCCCAGCAGATCGCCATCGGCCTCTACCCCGCGGTCCAGGTGTCCCGGGACACCCTGGAGCGGACGGACGCCTGGCTTTCGGAGGCCGAGCCGAGCGCGGCCCTGCGGCGCCTGGTGTCGGAGTCCCGGTCCGGCGTCGAGCGGGCGCTGCGGGCCCGCGCCGCGGACGCGGCGGCCCACTGA
- a CDS encoding aspartate-semialdehyde dehydrogenase, translating into MRVGIVGATGQVGTVMRGILVERSFPLDELRLFASARSAGRVLDGVTVEDAATADYSGLDIVLFSAGGATSRALAEKVAAQGAVVIDNSSAWRRHPEVPLVVSEVNPHAVADRPKGIIANPNCTTMAAMPVLRPLHAEAGLEALVVATYQAVSGSGLAGVDELYDQVRKVGEDAPKLTHDGSAAVFPKPETYVAPIAYNVLPMAGSLVDDGLRETDEEQKLRHESRKILGIPELKVSGTCVRVPVFTGHSLQIHARFARPLGVERATELLAGAPGVVVTDVPTPLRAAGRDSSYVGRIRVDETVDNGLALFVSGDNLRKGAALNAVQVAELVAAERAG; encoded by the coding sequence GTGAGGGTCGGAATCGTCGGAGCCACCGGTCAGGTCGGCACGGTCATGCGCGGGATTCTCGTCGAGCGTTCCTTCCCGCTCGACGAGCTGCGGCTGTTCGCGTCCGCGCGGAGCGCCGGCCGCGTGCTGGACGGGGTGACGGTGGAGGACGCCGCGACGGCCGACTACTCCGGACTGGACATCGTGTTGTTCTCCGCGGGCGGGGCCACCTCCCGCGCCCTCGCCGAGAAGGTGGCGGCCCAGGGCGCCGTCGTCATCGACAACTCCTCGGCCTGGCGGCGCCACCCGGAGGTGCCGCTGGTGGTCTCCGAGGTGAACCCGCACGCGGTCGCCGATCGCCCCAAGGGCATCATCGCCAACCCGAACTGCACCACGATGGCCGCGATGCCGGTACTGCGCCCGCTGCACGCCGAGGCGGGCCTCGAAGCCCTGGTCGTCGCCACCTACCAGGCCGTCTCCGGTTCCGGCCTCGCCGGCGTCGACGAGCTGTACGACCAGGTCAGGAAGGTCGGTGAGGACGCGCCCAAGCTCACCCACGACGGATCCGCGGCCGTCTTCCCCAAGCCCGAGACCTACGTCGCGCCCATCGCCTACAACGTGCTGCCGATGGCCGGCTCCCTGGTGGACGACGGTCTGCGCGAGACCGACGAGGAGCAGAAGCTCCGCCACGAGTCCCGCAAGATCCTGGGGATCCCCGAGTTGAAGGTCTCCGGCACCTGCGTCCGCGTCCCCGTCTTCACGGGCCACTCGCTGCAGATCCACGCCCGTTTCGCCCGACCTCTCGGCGTGGAGCGCGCCACCGAGCTGCTCGCCGGGGCACCGGGCGTCGTCGTCACCGACGTGCCCACCCCGCTGCGCGCCGCGGGTCGGGACTCCTCCTACGTGGGCCGCATCCGCGTGGACGAGACCGTGGACAACGGCCTGGCCCTCTTCGTCTCCGGGGACAACCTGCGCAAGGGGGCGGCCCTGAACGCGGTGCAGGTGGCCGAGCTGGTGGCGGCCGAGCGCGCCGGCTAG
- a CDS encoding TetR family transcriptional regulator, protein MPPPTSRRSDTTRAAILEAARERFALDGYERTTIRAVARDARIDPSMVMRYYGSKEGLFAAAATVDLGLPDPSTLPRDTVGEALVRHFLDLWEENEVPTALLRVAAANQAGAERTQGVFRDQLLPLVARICPDPEQVPTRAALAASQLLGLALTRYVLRLPPAAAMPPEEIVAWLAPTLQRYLTAPSP, encoded by the coding sequence ATGCCCCCACCGACCTCTCGGCGCTCGGACACCACCCGAGCCGCCATTCTCGAAGCCGCGCGCGAGCGCTTCGCCTTGGACGGATACGAACGGACCACCATCAGGGCCGTCGCCCGGGACGCCCGCATCGACCCCTCGATGGTGATGCGCTACTACGGCAGCAAGGAGGGCCTGTTCGCGGCGGCGGCCACCGTGGACCTCGGTCTCCCCGACCCCTCGACCCTGCCCCGCGACACCGTCGGAGAGGCCCTGGTGCGCCACTTCCTCGACCTCTGGGAGGAGAACGAGGTCCCGACGGCCCTCCTGAGGGTCGCCGCCGCGAATCAGGCGGGGGCCGAGCGCACCCAGGGCGTGTTCAGAGACCAACTGCTGCCCCTGGTCGCCCGGATCTGCCCGGACCCCGAGCAGGTACCGACGCGGGCCGCGTTGGCCGCCTCCCAACTGCTCGGGCTCGCCCTGACCCGGTATGTGCTGCGTCTTCCGCCGGCCGCGGCCATGCCCCCCGAGGAGATCGTGGCGTGGCTGGCCCCCACGCTCCAGCGCTATCTAACGGCGCCGAGCCCCTGA
- a CDS encoding FAD-dependent monooxygenase — translation MNETLDDGPRPSVVVVGSGPTGLLLAGDLADAGIPVTVVEKRPPGIDNLTRAFAVHARTLEQFDVRGLLDELEPMGRPLERLRVFGRLTLDLGELPSRHRHLLVVPQYEVERALERRAVARGAAFRYETEVTGVRQDRDGVTVDVRDPDGSPGTLRAAYVVGADGLRSTVRGSLGLPFPGHTVIRSVVLADVRLGEDPEALLTVDGSRGAFALLVPFGDGYHRVVCWHRERNEPDGRPVSLAEVREITRLALGRDLGIRDARWMSRFHSDERQAPAYRVGRVFLAGDAAHVHTPAGGQGMNTGLQDAANLSWKLAAVLRGHAAPELLDTYQAERHPVGRAALRSSGAIVRLVTADRPWTRTARAVATAVLSRVGPVRRRVIGQISGIGYRYPAPRGAHPLVGVRVPDVALAGGGRLFEALRGGRFVLVTPDGGATPDRPDEGRLAVTRWAGDRRTTLLVRPDGYVAWAATEAGPREIESALAAHVG, via the coding sequence ATGAACGAGACGCTCGACGACGGCCCTCGCCCCTCCGTCGTTGTCGTGGGCTCCGGCCCGACCGGTCTGTTGCTGGCGGGAGACCTGGCCGACGCCGGCATCCCCGTCACCGTCGTCGAGAAGCGCCCGCCGGGGATCGACAACCTCACCCGTGCCTTCGCCGTGCACGCCCGCACCCTGGAACAGTTCGACGTCCGCGGCCTCCTCGACGAACTGGAGCCGATGGGGCGTCCGCTGGAGCGGCTGCGCGTCTTCGGCCGACTCACCCTCGATCTGGGCGAGCTGCCCTCCCGCCACCGCCACCTCCTCGTGGTCCCGCAGTACGAAGTGGAGCGCGCCCTGGAGCGGCGAGCCGTCGCCCGCGGAGCGGCATTCCGGTACGAGACGGAGGTGACCGGTGTCCGCCAGGACCGGGACGGCGTCACCGTCGACGTCCGTGACCCCGACGGATCCCCGGGGACGCTGCGGGCCGCCTACGTCGTCGGCGCCGACGGCCTCCGCAGTACCGTGCGCGGCTCGCTCGGCCTGCCCTTCCCCGGGCACACCGTCATCCGGTCCGTCGTCCTGGCCGACGTGCGCCTCGGCGAGGACCCCGAAGCCCTGCTGACGGTCGACGGCTCTCGTGGTGCCTTCGCGCTCCTCGTGCCGTTCGGAGACGGCTACCACCGGGTCGTGTGCTGGCACCGGGAGCGGAACGAGCCCGACGGCCGGCCGGTGAGCCTGGCCGAGGTCAGGGAGATCACCCGCCTGGCCCTCGGCCGTGACCTCGGGATACGCGACGCCCGCTGGATGTCGCGGTTCCACAGCGACGAGCGTCAGGCGCCCGCCTACCGTGTCGGTCGGGTCTTCCTCGCGGGCGACGCGGCCCACGTCCACACTCCGGCGGGGGGACAGGGCATGAACACCGGGCTCCAGGACGCGGCCAACCTGTCCTGGAAGCTGGCCGCCGTGCTTCGCGGACACGCCGCGCCCGAACTCCTCGACACCTACCAGGCCGAACGACACCCGGTGGGGCGTGCGGCGCTGCGCAGCAGCGGGGCCATCGTGCGGCTGGTGACCGCCGACCGCCCCTGGACTCGGACGGCGCGGGCCGTCGCCACCGCCGTCCTCTCTCGGGTGGGTCCCGTCCGCCGGCGGGTGATCGGTCAGATCTCCGGGATCGGCTACCGCTACCCCGCGCCCCGAGGCGCCCACCCTCTGGTCGGCGTGCGCGTCCCCGACGTGGCCCTCGCCGGTGGCGGTCGGCTCTTCGAGGCGCTGCGCGGCGGCAGGTTCGTGCTCGTCACGCCGGACGGTGGCGCGACCCCGGACCGCCCGGACGAGGGCCGACTCGCCGTGACCCGCTGGGCGGGCGACCGCCGGACGACGCTGCTGGTCAGGCCCGACGGGTACGTGGCGTGGGCCGCGACCGAGGCCGGCCCGCGCGAGATCGAGTCCGCCCTCGCCGCGCACGTCGGCTGA